A window of Exiguobacterium sp. FSL W8-0210 contains these coding sequences:
- a CDS encoding M24 family metallopeptidase: protein MKQRIEALQAALKERDLPGLLVTKAENIRYISGFTGSSGACLVTEEQAYFVTDFRYTEQAADQVKGMEIVQIERSIPETMGELMAGARVRAVGVEKDAMTLGAFEAYDQASAIELVPTTGIIENLRLIKDSSEIKMIKEAVELADATFQHILTYIQPGRTELEVSNELEFFMRKHGATSSSFDTIVASGHRSALPHGVASSKVIATGELVTLDFGALLNGYVSDITRTVAVGPINAELQKIYDTVLQAQLAGVDGLKPGITGIEADALTRDIIKEAGYGEYFGHSTGHGIGLEVHEGPGLSFRSETKLEPGMIVTVEPGIYVPQVGGCRIEDDVLITETGREILSSSPKELITL from the coding sequence ATGAAACAACGGATCGAGGCGTTACAAGCAGCTTTAAAGGAACGGGACCTTCCAGGATTACTCGTCACGAAAGCAGAGAACATTCGTTACATTTCCGGCTTCACGGGTTCAAGTGGTGCATGTCTCGTAACAGAAGAGCAAGCGTACTTCGTGACGGATTTCCGTTACACGGAGCAAGCGGCAGACCAAGTTAAAGGAATGGAGATCGTCCAAATCGAACGGTCGATTCCAGAGACGATGGGCGAATTGATGGCAGGAGCGCGTGTTCGCGCGGTTGGTGTCGAAAAGGATGCGATGACACTCGGTGCTTTTGAAGCGTACGATCAAGCTTCGGCAATCGAGCTTGTTCCGACGACAGGAATCATTGAAAACCTACGCTTGATTAAGGATTCGTCAGAGATTAAGATGATTAAGGAAGCGGTGGAGCTCGCAGACGCGACCTTCCAACACATCTTGACGTATATTCAACCAGGACGAACAGAACTTGAAGTATCAAACGAACTAGAATTCTTCATGCGCAAGCATGGAGCGACGTCTTCTTCTTTCGATACGATCGTGGCGTCAGGCCATCGTTCTGCCTTGCCGCACGGTGTTGCTAGCTCGAAAGTCATTGCGACGGGTGAGCTCGTGACGCTTGATTTCGGAGCGCTCTTGAACGGTTATGTTTCAGATATCACACGGACTGTCGCAGTCGGTCCGATCAATGCCGAATTGCAGAAGATCTACGATACAGTCTTACAAGCGCAACTAGCGGGTGTCGATGGCTTAAAACCAGGTATCACTGGAATCGAAGCGGACGCGTTGACACGTGATATCATTAAAGAAGCAGGTTACGGTGAGTACTTCGGTCACTCGACGGGACACGGTATTGGTCTAGAAGTACATGAAGGACCTGGCTTGTCGTTCCGCTCTGAGACGAAACTTGAACCGGGCATGATCGTTACGGTCGAACCAGGTATCTACGTGCCGCAAGTTGGCGGATGCCGGATTGAAGATGACGTCTTGATTACGGAAACAGGTCGAGAAATTCTTTCGTCTTCACCAAAAGAACTGATCACTCTCTAA
- the gcvPB gene encoding aminomethyl-transferring glycine dehydrogenase subunit GcvPB has translation MNEQTLIFEISKPGRIAFSLPLPTVDEVAVEELLPASMLRKEDVALPEVSELDLVRHYTALSNRNHGVDSGFYPLGSCTMKYNPKINEDMARLPGFAHIHPLQPVESVQGALGLMYDLQEKLAVITGMDEVTLQPAAGAHGEWTGLMLIKAYHHARGDFKRTKVLVPDSAHGTNPASASVAGFDTVTVLSDERGLVDLADLKKKVGDDTAALMLTNPNTLGLFESDIVEIAKAVHEAGGKLYYDGANSNAIMGIARPGDMGFDVVHLNLHKTFTGPHGGGGPGSGPVGVKQDLIPYLPKPIVRKEEERYVLDYDRPEAIGRVKPFYGNFGINVRAYSYIRTMGGAGLARVSKEAVLNANYMLARLKGAYDAPYDVYCKHEFVLSGKRQKALGVRTLDIAKRLLDFGYHPPTIYFPLNVEECIMIEPTETESKETLDAFCDAMLQIAKEVEETPDVVLNAPHTTVVKRMDETLAARKPVLRYEPKQEVHA, from the coding sequence ATGAATGAGCAAACATTGATCTTTGAAATTTCTAAACCGGGTCGTATCGCCTTTAGCTTACCGTTACCGACTGTCGATGAGGTGGCAGTAGAAGAATTGTTACCGGCTTCGATGTTACGGAAGGAAGACGTGGCGCTACCGGAAGTATCTGAACTGGATCTCGTCCGTCACTACACGGCACTCTCGAACCGTAACCATGGTGTGGATTCTGGATTCTATCCACTCGGGTCATGTACGATGAAATACAACCCGAAAATTAATGAAGATATGGCACGCCTCCCTGGGTTTGCACACATTCACCCGCTTCAACCAGTCGAAAGTGTCCAAGGGGCACTCGGTTTAATGTATGATCTGCAAGAAAAACTCGCAGTCATCACAGGAATGGATGAAGTGACGCTCCAGCCGGCGGCGGGAGCACACGGTGAATGGACAGGCTTGATGCTGATTAAGGCCTACCATCATGCACGCGGTGACTTTAAACGGACGAAAGTCCTCGTACCGGACTCCGCGCACGGAACAAACCCGGCATCGGCATCAGTCGCTGGATTTGATACCGTGACGGTCTTATCGGATGAACGTGGTCTCGTTGATCTAGCAGACTTAAAGAAAAAAGTCGGTGACGATACAGCGGCACTCATGTTGACGAATCCAAACACGCTCGGTCTGTTTGAGTCGGATATCGTCGAAATCGCAAAAGCGGTTCACGAAGCAGGTGGAAAACTCTATTATGATGGTGCGAACTCGAATGCGATCATGGGCATTGCTCGTCCAGGGGACATGGGCTTTGATGTCGTTCACTTGAACTTGCATAAGACGTTCACAGGACCGCACGGTGGCGGCGGACCAGGGTCGGGTCCAGTAGGGGTCAAACAAGATTTGATTCCGTATTTACCGAAACCAATCGTCCGCAAAGAAGAAGAGCGTTATGTCCTCGATTACGATCGTCCGGAAGCAATCGGTCGCGTCAAACCATTCTACGGTAACTTCGGCATCAACGTTCGTGCCTATAGCTATATTCGGACGATGGGTGGGGCAGGTCTCGCTCGCGTCTCGAAAGAAGCGGTCTTGAATGCGAACTATATGTTGGCTCGTCTCAAAGGTGCGTATGACGCGCCATACGACGTCTATTGCAAGCACGAATTCGTCTTGTCGGGTAAACGTCAAAAAGCACTAGGTGTCCGGACGCTTGATATCGCTAAACGTCTGCTTGACTTTGGATACCATCCACCAACGATCTACTTCCCGTTGAACGTCGAGGAGTGTATCATGATCGAACCGACGGAAACAGAGTCAAAAGAAACACTCGATGCCTTTTGTGATGCGATGCTCCAGATTGCAAAAGAGGTCGAAGAGACACCAGATGTCGTCTTAAATGCACCACACACGACGGTCGTCAAACGGATGGACGAGACACTTGCTGCTCGAAAACCGGTCTTACGCTACGAACCAAAACAAGAAGTACACGCATAA
- a CDS encoding rhodanese-like domain-containing protein, with the protein METGTIITIVLWVALIAYIAWRFMPVKGITKLSQEEFRANYRKAQIVDVRETQEFKGGHIVGARNIPVSQMKMRSKELRKDMPIYLYCQGSMRSSQAAKVLKKAGYTNLYQLKGGFKQWSGKIKRS; encoded by the coding sequence ATGGAAACTGGAACTATCATTACGATCGTATTATGGGTCGCGCTGATCGCCTACATCGCTTGGCGTTTCATGCCGGTCAAAGGCATCACGAAATTGTCGCAAGAAGAATTCCGTGCGAACTACCGTAAAGCACAAATCGTCGATGTTCGCGAGACACAGGAATTCAAAGGTGGACACATCGTCGGTGCCCGTAACATCCCGGTCAGCCAAATGAAGATGCGCTCGAAGGAATTACGAAAAGACATGCCGATTTATTTGTATTGTCAAGGTAGCATGCGTTCTTCACAGGCTGCAAAAGTCTTGAAAAAAGCTGGTTATACGAATCTGTATCAGTTAAAAGGCGGATTCAAGCAGTGGTCAGGAAAAATCAAACGGAGCTAA
- the efp gene encoding elongation factor P, which yields MVSVNDLKTGLTIKTSDGMIWQVLEFQHVKPGKGAAFVRTKMRNIRNGNIQEMTFRGGERVERAHIERNKMQYLYPMGETYVFMDTESYEQLELTTAQVEAALPYLLENMEVQIAVYNGEILGLELPNTVVMTIVEAEPGVKGDTASNVKKNATVETGHIIQVPLFIEAGEKVTVDTRTGDFTGRYNG from the coding sequence ATGGTATCAGTAAACGATTTAAAAACAGGATTAACGATTAAAACTTCAGACGGTATGATTTGGCAAGTACTTGAATTCCAACATGTTAAACCAGGTAAAGGGGCAGCTTTCGTTCGGACGAAAATGCGTAACATCCGTAACGGAAACATCCAAGAGATGACATTCCGTGGTGGTGAGCGTGTCGAGCGTGCACACATCGAGCGTAACAAGATGCAATACCTTTACCCAATGGGTGAGACTTACGTCTTCATGGACACAGAATCGTATGAGCAATTGGAATTGACGACGGCACAAGTCGAAGCAGCTCTTCCATACTTGCTTGAAAACATGGAAGTTCAAATCGCGGTTTACAACGGCGAAATCCTCGGTCTTGAATTACCGAACACAGTCGTCATGACGATCGTCGAAGCAGAGCCTGGCGTTAAGGGTGATACAGCTTCGAACGTCAAGAAAAACGCGACAGTGGAGACGGGTCACATCATTCAAGTACCACTCTTCATCGAAGCAGGAGAAAAAGTAACGGTTGATACACGTACAGGTGATTTCACAGGTCGTTACAACGGATAA
- the mntR gene encoding transcriptional regulator MntR, giving the protein MPTPSMEDYLEQIYKLIEDKGYARVSDIAESLGVHPSSVTKMVQKLDRETYLVYEKYRGLMLTPKGRKIGKRLVERHALLEDFLRLVGVDEELIYKDVEGIEHHISIEALDKINGMIQFFAERPGLKEELHRYQQAHPED; this is encoded by the coding sequence GTGCCAACTCCGAGTATGGAAGATTATTTGGAACAAATTTATAAACTGATTGAAGATAAGGGGTATGCCCGCGTATCGGATATAGCGGAGTCGTTAGGAGTTCACCCGTCCTCGGTAACGAAGATGGTTCAAAAGCTCGACCGGGAGACGTATCTCGTTTATGAAAAGTATCGGGGTCTCATGCTGACGCCTAAAGGACGCAAAATCGGAAAGCGTCTCGTGGAACGACACGCCTTACTTGAAGATTTTCTTCGTCTCGTTGGTGTGGATGAAGAACTGATCTATAAGGATGTCGAAGGAATCGAACATCATATTAGTATCGAAGCATTGGATAAGATCAACGGAATGATTCAGTTCTTCGCAGAACGTCCTGGTTTGAAAGAGGAACTGCATCGCTATCAACAAGCCCATCCAGAGGATTGA
- the accB gene encoding acetyl-CoA carboxylase biotin carboxyl carrier protein yields MKIDQLKQVLEMLDQSSVNELSLETDTYKLKLKKQGETVTVSHQAPAAPVAAPAPVKQAATPVEEEATADDTVTINALMVGTFYSRPNPDKPAYVKVGDQIEVGQIVCVLEAMKLFNNLNSEVSGTVVEILVADGDLVEFGQPLFRIRP; encoded by the coding sequence ATGAAAATCGATCAGTTGAAACAAGTACTCGAAATGCTCGATCAGTCGAGTGTAAATGAACTCTCACTCGAGACGGATACGTATAAATTGAAGTTGAAGAAACAAGGAGAAACAGTGACGGTCTCGCACCAAGCACCTGCTGCTCCAGTAGCGGCGCCTGCTCCTGTGAAGCAAGCGGCAACACCAGTCGAGGAAGAGGCGACTGCGGATGATACGGTCACGATCAATGCCTTGATGGTCGGAACGTTCTATTCGCGTCCGAATCCGGATAAACCGGCATACGTCAAAGTCGGTGATCAGATTGAAGTGGGTCAAATCGTTTGTGTCCTTGAAGCAATGAAGCTCTTCAATAACTTAAACTCGGAAGTATCTGGAACGGTCGTCGAGATTCTTGTCGCCGATGGAGATCTCGTTGAATTTGGTCAACCACTCTTCCGGATCCGTCCGTAA
- the aroQ gene encoding type II 3-dehydroquinate dehydratase, producing the protein MKRNSRRCFFLRVLILNGPNLNLLGTREPDTYGTATLADLEHDLRAYFPNIQFRFEQSNHEGRLIDVLHEERGADGIVFNAAAYTHTSIALRDAIAAIEAPVIEVHLSNVHARESFRHHSMIASVCQGVIAGLGMTGYRLATEALQALQQSEQGGNQS; encoded by the coding sequence ATGAAAAGGAATTCTAGGAGGTGTTTTTTTTTGCGTGTCTTGATATTAAACGGACCAAACTTGAATTTACTCGGAACACGCGAACCGGATACATATGGAACGGCGACATTAGCCGACTTAGAACACGACCTTCGCGCTTATTTTCCGAACATTCAGTTTCGGTTTGAACAATCGAATCATGAAGGACGACTGATTGATGTTCTTCACGAGGAACGGGGAGCGGACGGCATCGTCTTCAATGCGGCTGCCTATACGCATACGAGTATCGCGTTACGTGACGCGATCGCTGCGATCGAAGCACCCGTCATCGAGGTCCATCTATCGAATGTCCATGCACGTGAATCCTTCCGTCATCATTCGATGATCGCATCCGTCTGTCAAGGCGTCATTGCTGGACTTGGCATGACGGGATATCGTCTGGCAACGGAAGCACTTCAAGCTTTACAACAATCGGAACAAGGGGGAAATCAATCATGA
- a CDS encoding SA1362 family protein: MIRQRIGSTFALVVLLFAFVGFGYKLVNNPSSLFSQLLFFGITAGIIFLLFKFLTRNRSVGNGANAQYRKSVAQSKKMHGSSNSVRRTDFKKKPVKSSKAPASNKVRPLRDRSKAPHLTVIEGKKGKKKKRAF; the protein is encoded by the coding sequence ATGATCAGACAACGCATTGGTTCTACATTTGCACTCGTCGTGTTACTGTTCGCTTTTGTCGGCTTCGGATATAAACTCGTCAACAATCCAAGTAGTCTGTTTTCACAATTGCTGTTCTTCGGGATTACCGCCGGGATTATCTTCTTACTCTTTAAGTTCCTGACTCGTAATCGAAGCGTCGGAAATGGTGCGAACGCTCAGTACCGAAAATCCGTCGCTCAATCAAAAAAAATGCACGGCTCTTCGAATTCTGTTCGCCGGACAGACTTTAAGAAAAAACCGGTCAAGTCTTCAAAAGCGCCGGCATCGAATAAAGTCAGACCGTTGCGGGATCGTTCAAAAGCGCCTCACCTGACAGTCATCGAAGGAAAAAAAGGTAAAAAGAAAAAACGTGCTTTCTAA
- a CDS encoding lipoate--protein ligase family protein, which translates to MNREWQVLTTPAMEPAMNMAIDEALIQFVGRGEIAPTLRFYSWEPRGLSVGHFQRATRDIDRKRIAELGIPIVRRMTGGRAVLHADELTYSVVIPEDTEGLPRTVIESYRMLTEGIRKGYHHLGIPVEFSVPLTEEEKEELRKPKSAVCFDAASYYELAVGKRKVAGSAQVRHQGVVLQHGSVPLSVDEGELFDCFLYDDESTRERMKARFSGKAVALNELAGRAVAFDEVREAFTKGFEEALDLSFVPLTFTSEQWQEIERLAEKYRSDEWNWKR; encoded by the coding sequence GTGAACAGAGAGTGGCAAGTGTTGACGACGCCGGCAATGGAGCCGGCAATGAACATGGCAATTGATGAAGCATTGATTCAGTTCGTCGGGCGTGGTGAAATCGCACCGACGCTGCGTTTTTACTCATGGGAACCACGTGGATTAAGCGTTGGTCATTTTCAACGGGCAACCCGTGATATCGATCGAAAGCGGATCGCGGAGCTCGGGATTCCGATCGTGCGTCGGATGACAGGAGGGCGCGCTGTCTTGCACGCAGACGAGTTGACATACAGTGTCGTCATCCCAGAAGATACAGAAGGTTTACCACGCACGGTCATCGAAAGTTATCGGATGTTGACGGAAGGAATTCGCAAAGGATACCATCACCTCGGCATTCCGGTCGAATTTTCCGTTCCGTTGACGGAAGAGGAAAAGGAAGAATTACGGAAGCCGAAATCAGCCGTTTGTTTTGATGCAGCGTCGTATTATGAACTCGCTGTTGGAAAACGGAAAGTCGCCGGAAGTGCACAAGTTCGCCATCAAGGCGTTGTTCTGCAGCACGGTTCGGTCCCACTCTCTGTCGATGAAGGTGAATTGTTTGATTGTTTCTTGTATGATGATGAGTCGACGCGCGAACGGATGAAAGCGCGTTTTTCAGGAAAAGCTGTCGCTTTGAATGAGCTAGCAGGTCGCGCAGTCGCATTTGACGAGGTACGAGAAGCGTTCACGAAAGGCTTCGAAGAGGCGCTTGATTTGTCGTTCGTTCCATTAACGTTCACTAGCGAGCAGTGGCAGGAGATTGAGCGTCTTGCCGAGAAATACCGTAGTGATGAGTGGAACTGGAAACGCTAA
- the hpt gene encoding hypoxanthine phosphoribosyltransferase, which yields MEITIKEKLVSESQLKEKVRELAQQIEADAAGRQIVLVVVLKGSMVFAADLMREIKGSVQIDTVACSSYGTKTVSSGRVQLKKDLDLDVQGKYVVVIEDIIDTGRTLHFLCDHMKLHQPGVLKVCTLLDKPARREVELDADYVGFEIPDYFVVGYGIDCAEEYRNLPYIGWVETD from the coding sequence ATGGAAATTACGATTAAAGAAAAGTTAGTGTCTGAGTCACAACTAAAAGAAAAAGTCCGTGAATTAGCACAACAGATTGAAGCAGATGCTGCCGGACGTCAAATCGTTCTTGTCGTCGTGTTGAAAGGGTCGATGGTCTTTGCTGCGGATTTGATGCGCGAAATCAAAGGAAGCGTTCAAATTGATACAGTCGCGTGCTCTTCTTACGGAACAAAGACCGTCTCTTCAGGGCGTGTCCAGTTGAAGAAAGATCTCGATCTCGATGTGCAAGGGAAATATGTCGTCGTCATCGAAGATATTATCGACACAGGACGAACGCTCCATTTCTTATGTGATCACATGAAGTTGCATCAACCTGGAGTTCTAAAGGTGTGTACATTGCTTGATAAACCGGCACGTCGTGAAGTAGAACTCGACGCAGACTATGTCGGTTTTGAGATTCCGGATTACTTCGTTGTTGGGTACGGAATCGATTGTGCTGAGGAATACCGCAATTTACCGTATATCGGTTGGGTCGAAACGGATTGA
- the gcvPA gene encoding aminomethyl-transferring glycine dehydrogenase subunit GcvPA, translating into MDFRYLPMTAEDEQAMLQTIGAASIEDLLADIPASVRDNGTLEEVGVPLPETDLIRTLSKLADQNMNTKQYSSFLGAGIYDHYAPAVVNHMLLRSEFYTAYTPYQPEISQGELQAIFEFQSMICELTGMDVANSSMYDGITALAEAAMLACAHTKKKTIVLSDGVHPEAHDVVRTYANGPGLNVETLALEQGVTRIDQLDAIEDVACVIVQYPNFYGRVEELQALADATHARGALFIVSANPLALGILEAPGKLGADITIGDCQPFGIPQSFGGPTCGYFTTTKALMRKIPGRLVGQTVDENGKRGFVLTLQAREQHIRRDKATSNICSNQALNALAASIAMSALGKRGIRELATRNLQTAHALKQKLKQAGFTIVDDGPSFNEFVVTLPIDATRASQQLLDHGIIGGLPLGSYDAARQNEMLVCATELRTNEELDQFVTALGGLTHE; encoded by the coding sequence ATGGATTTTCGTTATTTACCAATGACAGCAGAAGATGAGCAGGCGATGTTACAGACGATCGGTGCAGCATCGATCGAAGATTTACTCGCTGATATCCCGGCATCCGTCCGTGATAACGGTACATTGGAAGAAGTCGGTGTGCCACTTCCGGAAACGGACTTGATTCGGACGCTATCGAAGCTTGCCGACCAAAACATGAATACGAAACAATATTCATCGTTCCTTGGCGCAGGCATCTATGATCACTATGCACCTGCTGTCGTCAATCATATGTTACTGCGCTCAGAGTTTTACACTGCCTATACACCGTATCAGCCAGAGATTTCGCAAGGTGAACTACAAGCGATTTTTGAATTCCAATCGATGATTTGTGAATTGACAGGGATGGATGTCGCGAACTCGTCGATGTATGACGGTATCACGGCGTTAGCGGAAGCGGCTATGCTTGCTTGTGCCCATACGAAGAAAAAGACGATCGTTCTTTCAGACGGCGTTCACCCGGAGGCACACGATGTCGTTCGGACGTATGCGAACGGTCCAGGACTAAACGTCGAGACGTTGGCGCTTGAGCAAGGTGTCACACGGATCGATCAACTCGATGCCATCGAAGACGTCGCCTGTGTCATCGTGCAGTATCCGAACTTCTACGGTCGTGTCGAAGAACTACAAGCATTGGCCGATGCGACTCATGCTCGTGGTGCGCTGTTCATCGTCTCTGCGAATCCACTGGCACTCGGTATCTTAGAAGCACCAGGTAAACTTGGCGCTGACATAACGATCGGAGACTGCCAACCGTTCGGAATTCCACAAAGTTTTGGTGGACCGACGTGTGGTTATTTCACGACGACAAAAGCGTTGATGCGTAAGATTCCGGGACGTCTCGTTGGGCAGACCGTCGATGAGAATGGGAAACGCGGTTTCGTTCTGACGTTACAAGCACGTGAACAACACATTCGCCGTGACAAGGCGACATCTAACATTTGTTCGAACCAAGCGTTGAATGCACTCGCTGCTTCGATCGCGATGAGTGCACTCGGAAAACGGGGTATCCGGGAACTCGCGACACGCAACTTGCAAACGGCACATGCCTTAAAACAAAAGCTGAAACAGGCTGGCTTTACGATCGTTGACGATGGACCGAGCTTCAATGAATTCGTCGTTACGCTACCGATCGATGCAACACGTGCGAGTCAACAATTGCTCGATCACGGGATCATCGGCGGTTTGCCGTTAGGATCGTATGACGCGGCACGTCAAAATGAAATGCTTGTTTGTGCAACGGAATTACGGACGAATGAAGAGTTGGATCAATTCGTGACAGCGTTAGGGGGACTCACACATGAATGA
- the accC gene encoding acetyl-CoA carboxylase biotin carboxylase subunit, with protein MEKLLIANRGEIAVRIIRAAKELGIQTVAVYSTADKEALHVRLADEAYCIGEASSASSYLNVTNILAIATNRQVTMIHPGYGFLAENVDFAEMCEACGIKFVGPTSDAIRQMGIKDVAKKTMIECGVPVVPGSDGTVTDEEAVALAQEIGYPVIIKATAGGGGKGIRVARSEEELINGLSETRREAKQAFGNGDVYLERFIEEFRHVEVQVLADRHGNVIHLGERDCTVQRRMQKLIEEAPSPAVSEATRLKMGEAAVKAAKAIQYTGAGTIEFIFVEETEEFFFMEMNTRIQVEHPVTEMITGFDLVQAQLQVALDHPLAVKQKDIKFHGHSIECRINAEDPDHDFRPSAGRVTQYVTPGGMGVRIDSAVYPGYMIPPYYDSMVAKLIVHAETREEACAKMERALAEFWIEGVKTTIPFHERVLSHPVFRRGTFTTKFAERELKGTIVN; from the coding sequence ATGGAAAAATTATTGATTGCCAACCGTGGAGAAATCGCCGTCCGCATCATTCGAGCGGCAAAGGAACTTGGAATACAGACCGTTGCTGTCTACTCGACGGCAGATAAGGAAGCCTTACACGTTCGTTTAGCCGATGAGGCGTACTGCATCGGTGAGGCGAGTTCTGCTTCATCCTACTTAAACGTTACGAATATCCTCGCAATCGCAACGAACCGTCAAGTAACGATGATCCACCCGGGTTACGGTTTCCTAGCCGAGAACGTCGATTTTGCTGAGATGTGTGAAGCGTGCGGAATCAAGTTCGTTGGTCCGACGTCGGATGCGATCCGTCAGATGGGGATCAAGGACGTCGCGAAGAAGACGATGATCGAGTGTGGCGTGCCTGTCGTGCCGGGTTCGGATGGAACGGTCACGGACGAAGAAGCGGTCGCACTGGCGCAAGAAATTGGTTATCCAGTCATCATCAAAGCAACAGCCGGTGGTGGAGGTAAAGGGATTCGGGTCGCTCGTTCGGAAGAGGAGCTGATCAACGGGTTAAGTGAGACACGCCGTGAAGCAAAACAAGCTTTCGGAAACGGGGATGTCTATTTAGAACGTTTCATCGAAGAATTCCGCCATGTCGAGGTACAGGTCCTCGCTGACCGTCACGGGAATGTCATTCACCTCGGTGAACGGGATTGTACCGTCCAGCGTCGGATGCAGAAACTGATCGAGGAAGCGCCGTCACCTGCGGTCAGTGAAGCGACACGATTAAAAATGGGCGAGGCTGCCGTAAAAGCCGCAAAAGCGATTCAATACACGGGAGCTGGAACGATCGAATTCATCTTCGTCGAAGAGACGGAAGAGTTCTTCTTCATGGAGATGAACACGCGCATTCAAGTCGAACACCCGGTAACGGAGATGATCACTGGATTCGACCTCGTTCAAGCACAATTGCAAGTCGCGCTCGATCATCCACTTGCCGTCAAACAAAAGGATATCAAGTTCCACGGTCATTCGATCGAGTGCCGAATCAATGCCGAGGATCCAGATCATGATTTCCGTCCGTCTGCTGGACGCGTCACACAATACGTGACACCAGGCGGAATGGGTGTGCGCATCGATAGTGCGGTCTATCCAGGGTACATGATTCCACCATACTATGACTCGATGGTCGCGAAGTTGATCGTCCATGCGGAAACACGGGAAGAAGCATGTGCGAAGATGGAACGTGCACTAGCTGAATTTTGGATCGAAGGTGTCAAGACGACGATCCCGTTCCACGAACGTGTTCTCAGTCACCCGGTATTCCGGCGTGGGACGTTCACGACGAAATTCGCAGAGCGTGAGCTAAAAGGTACGATCGTTAACTGA
- a CDS encoding DUF1385 domain-containing protein, with protein sequence MKTTNPPVGGQAIVEGVMFQNATHAVSAIRRNDDSIETFAQQKPVRPRIAKGKRIPLLRGLFALMESSANGASHMNFASDRYGVKPGEEEPEETTASPLTKWLGVAVVGILSFFFGKLLFTLLPAFLASLFDVFPALSGHVIQNVIEATIKLTLLFSYLYVISLTPLVKRLFQYHGAEHKVINCVESGRPLTVENVRVSSRLHYRCGSSFLIFTVIVGFFVYLIVPTDPLWLRLVCRIALLPVVIGLSFEVLQLTNKAQHIKGLRVIALPGLWLQYLTTKEPDDSQIEVAIYAFEALEKQEHNLHENALG encoded by the coding sequence ATGAAAACGACTAATCCGCCAGTCGGTGGTCAAGCCATCGTCGAAGGCGTCATGTTCCAAAATGCGACCCATGCAGTCTCCGCGATTCGTCGAAATGATGATTCGATCGAGACGTTTGCCCAGCAAAAACCGGTTCGACCACGAATCGCCAAAGGAAAACGAATTCCACTTTTGCGTGGTCTCTTTGCTTTGATGGAGTCCTCAGCGAATGGCGCAAGTCATATGAACTTCGCAAGTGATCGCTACGGTGTCAAACCGGGTGAAGAAGAACCGGAAGAGACGACTGCCAGTCCTTTGACGAAATGGCTCGGCGTAGCTGTCGTCGGGATCCTATCATTTTTTTTCGGTAAATTACTCTTTACGTTACTACCTGCTTTCCTTGCATCGCTATTCGATGTATTTCCAGCCTTGTCTGGACATGTCATTCAAAACGTCATTGAAGCAACAATTAAATTAACGCTTTTGTTCAGTTATCTCTACGTGATTTCGTTGACCCCGCTTGTCAAACGACTTTTCCAATATCATGGTGCTGAGCATAAAGTCATTAATTGCGTCGAGTCAGGACGTCCACTTACGGTCGAGAACGTTCGCGTCAGCAGTCGGCTTCATTACCGGTGCGGCTCGAGTTTCTTGATCTTCACCGTCATCGTCGGATTTTTCGTCTATCTGATCGTGCCAACGGATCCGCTTTGGTTGCGTCTCGTCTGCCGAATCGCTTTATTACCGGTCGTCATCGGTCTCTCGTTTGAAGTGTTACAGCTGACGAATAAAGCACAGCACATTAAAGGACTTCGCGTCATCGCCTTGCCTGGCCTATGGTTGCAGTACTTGACGACGAAGGAACCGGATGATTCACAGATCGAGGTTGCGATTTATGCGTTTGAAGCATTAGAAAAACAGGAACATAACCTACATGAGAATGCACTGGGTTAA